One Flammeovirga agarivorans DNA window includes the following coding sequences:
- a CDS encoding neutral/alkaline non-lysosomal ceramidase N-terminal domain-containing protein translates to MKKAIISVSVILILAFSLIGTIDRTPLKSTEEYKKTFLNVAETIKELEQQVSTDDTLQIGWAKECIIPKGVPLPVAGYGFRTQYRAVRDSLYARAFAFDDGIRQTYVLSLDLMIFPTEVRKRLGEKLLNIGITEEDVLFSATHTHNGMGGFDPSLLGNIAMGIFSEEGTSKIVASAYQAILNAKASKQKGSVGFLKTQSPEWVTNRIVYNGRKENSIRGIKINRVDGKNAAIVTYNAHPTHINMNYWILSRDYPGEWINHLEASKTIDFAAFCAGMVASHGPGDPKHIEDSFERIKDMGSVLSDSILHIWDKTQTNAVVNVDIHKIPIDFRPSQIRIESNLKVRDWVFKSASDGGLQGDITLMRIGNIDWFACPSDFSGEIALDYQFDRVAHQQNKEFMVTSFNGNYAGYITCDAYYDSLNSYEIREMNWVGPEYGAYFGEIIKELLEN, encoded by the coding sequence TTGAAAAAAGCAATAATCTCCGTTTCAGTTATTCTAATTTTGGCTTTTTCGTTGATCGGTACCATAGACCGTACACCATTAAAATCAACAGAAGAGTACAAAAAAACTTTTCTGAATGTAGCTGAAACCATCAAAGAGCTAGAACAGCAGGTCTCTACTGACGACACTTTACAAATTGGATGGGCCAAAGAATGTATTATTCCAAAAGGAGTACCATTACCTGTTGCGGGATATGGCTTTAGAACACAGTACAGAGCTGTAAGAGATTCTTTATACGCAAGGGCATTTGCTTTTGATGATGGCATTAGGCAAACGTATGTGTTATCGTTAGACTTAATGATTTTCCCTACTGAAGTTCGAAAAAGATTAGGAGAGAAATTACTTAATATAGGTATTACAGAAGAAGATGTTTTGTTTTCTGCAACACATACTCATAATGGCATGGGCGGTTTCGACCCTTCGTTATTAGGTAATATAGCAATGGGTATTTTTTCCGAAGAAGGAACAAGTAAAATTGTTGCATCTGCTTATCAAGCAATTCTAAATGCCAAGGCTTCAAAACAGAAAGGAAGTGTTGGGTTCTTAAAAACACAATCTCCTGAATGGGTAACCAATAGAATTGTATATAATGGTAGAAAAGAAAACTCTATCCGTGGTATTAAAATTAATAGGGTAGATGGTAAAAATGCTGCTATCGTTACCTATAATGCACATCCCACACATATTAATATGAATTACTGGATCTTATCAAGAGATTATCCAGGCGAATGGATTAATCATTTGGAAGCATCTAAAACTATCGATTTTGCAGCATTCTGTGCCGGTATGGTCGCAAGTCATGGTCCTGGAGATCCAAAACATATTGAAGATAGTTTCGAAAGAATCAAAGATATGGGTAGTGTTTTATCGGATTCAATCCTTCACATCTGGGATAAAACACAGACAAATGCCGTTGTGAATGTAGATATACATAAAATACCTATTGATTTCAGACCGTCACAAATTAGAATTGAAAGTAATTTAAAAGTAAGAGACTGGGTATTTAAATCTGCTTCAGATGGAGGTTTACAAGGAGATATCACTTTAATGCGTATAGGGAATATCGATTGGTTTGCCTGTCCTTCTGATTTTTCAGGTGAAATTGCTTTAGATTATCAGTTTGATCGAGTTGCACATCAACAAAATAAAGAATTTATGGTTACTAGCTTTAATGGTAACTATGCAGGTTATATCACATGCGATGCTTATTACGATTCTTTAAATAGTTATGAAATTCGAGAGATGAATTGGGTAGGACCTGAATATGGGGCATATTTCGGTGAAATAATTAAAGAATTACTAGAAAATTAA
- the rho gene encoding transcription termination factor Rho encodes MYTRKLLEARLLSELKDIAEGLGMKNFSNLRKKELIERIEKHVNATKKESDSPKTPSPASAPATEAAPSNSVTPASDESKTTPESSPSKDKRLTRRKQPNQQSRVKRENVKKAAPANQQQQGKGGNKRKKKGNPPQQQQSVQVTHDDIMSLEEIDLGIDAFDDLPDFDMFLDDNNDEGLPTLEQEKETASQQKASEPPKPVQKVSVKDFDGVIGSEGVLEIMSDGYGFLRSADYNYLAGPDDIYVSPSQIKLFGLKTGDTVQGNIRPPKEGEKYFALLKVDTVNGKTTDEIRDRIPFEYLTPLFPQDQLHLSTKPQIYSTRVLDLFAPIGKGQRGMIVAQPKTGKTVLLKEVANAIAQNHPECYLIILLIDERPEEVTDMQRSVNAEVIASTFDETADKHVKVSSLVLEKAKRMVECSHDVVILLDSITRLARAYNTVAPSSGKILSGGVDANALHKPKRFFGAARNVENGGSLTIISTALIDTGSKMDEVIFEEFKGTGNMELQLDRKLANKRIYPAIDIPMSGTRREDLLMDKDTLQRVWIMRRMMSDMKSTEAMEFLQSNMRGTRSNEDFLISMNK; translated from the coding sequence ATGTATACAAGAAAGCTACTAGAGGCTAGACTGCTATCTGAATTAAAAGATATAGCAGAGGGTCTTGGCATGAAAAATTTCAGTAACCTCCGTAAGAAAGAGCTCATTGAAAGGATAGAGAAGCATGTGAATGCCACTAAAAAAGAGAGCGATTCCCCAAAAACGCCTTCTCCTGCTTCAGCTCCTGCAACCGAGGCTGCTCCTTCTAATTCTGTTACCCCTGCCTCTGACGAATCTAAGACTACGCCAGAATCTAGCCCGTCTAAAGACAAAAGATTAACTCGACGCAAACAACCTAATCAGCAATCCAGAGTTAAAAGAGAAAACGTTAAAAAAGCCGCTCCTGCTAATCAGCAACAACAAGGAAAAGGCGGAAATAAAAGAAAAAAGAAAGGAAATCCCCCTCAACAGCAACAATCTGTACAGGTAACACATGACGATATCATGTCGTTAGAAGAAATCGATTTAGGAATCGATGCTTTCGACGATTTACCAGATTTCGATATGTTCTTGGACGATAACAATGATGAAGGACTTCCTACTTTAGAACAAGAGAAAGAAACAGCTTCTCAACAAAAAGCTAGTGAGCCTCCAAAACCTGTTCAAAAAGTATCTGTAAAGGATTTTGACGGTGTAATTGGTAGCGAAGGTGTTCTAGAAATTATGTCAGATGGATATGGTTTCTTAAGATCTGCAGATTACAATTACTTGGCTGGTCCTGATGATATTTACGTTTCTCCTTCACAAATTAAATTATTTGGATTAAAAACTGGTGATACCGTACAAGGTAATATCAGACCTCCAAAAGAAGGTGAAAAATATTTTGCATTACTAAAAGTAGATACAGTAAACGGTAAGACTACAGATGAAATTCGTGACCGTATTCCATTTGAGTACCTTACTCCATTGTTCCCACAAGATCAATTACACTTATCTACGAAACCACAAATATATTCTACACGTGTCCTTGATCTTTTTGCCCCTATTGGTAAAGGTCAACGTGGTATGATCGTAGCACAACCTAAAACAGGTAAAACTGTTTTACTAAAAGAAGTAGCTAATGCTATTGCACAAAATCACCCTGAGTGTTATTTGATTATTCTTCTAATTGACGAACGTCCAGAAGAAGTAACAGATATGCAGCGTAGTGTAAATGCAGAAGTTATTGCTTCAACTTTCGATGAAACAGCGGACAAACACGTTAAAGTATCATCGTTAGTACTAGAGAAAGCCAAACGTATGGTGGAGTGTTCTCATGATGTTGTCATCTTATTGGACTCTATCACTCGTTTAGCAAGAGCATACAATACCGTTGCTCCTTCATCTGGTAAAATCCTTTCTGGTGGTGTTGATGCCAATGCTCTTCATAAACCAAAAAGATTCTTTGGTGCAGCTCGTAATGTTGAAAATGGTGGCTCTTTGACAATCATTTCAACAGCACTAATTGATACCGGTTCAAAAATGGATGAAGTAATCTTCGAAGAATTTAAAGGTACTGGTAACATGGAATTACAATTGGATAGAAAACTTGCAAACAAGCGTATCTACCCTGCTATTGATATTCCTATGTCAGGTACTCGTAGAGAAGACCTTCTTATGGATAAAGATACTTTACAAAGAGTATGGATTATGCGTAGAATGATGTCTGACATGAAGTCGACAGAAGCTATGGAATTCTTACAAAGTAATATGAGAGGAACACGTTCAAATGAAGATTTCTTAATCTCAATGAATAAATAG
- a CDS encoding DUF4136 domain-containing protein, with protein MKNLFLKAVAFIAALTMLQGCYPGGAEYTSDLDIAISQYSSVEALNSYKTYYLVTDSMSIIGVGTDNTLSEAEQQDVISYTNEMLQQKLGLTPLVNPTADNNPDLFIQLSQIAVQQSGVIWQPPYWPGYPGYPGWGWPGYPGYPGYPGYGGGYSYYSYSNGTILIDFVDVAKTQSENADTPEDGDYLLYLGWQGGLNSVLSRANSVDLIKEGIDTLFDQYNLAKDGSDE; from the coding sequence ATGAAAAACCTCTTTCTTAAAGCAGTTGCATTTATCGCCGCTTTAACTATGCTGCAAGGATGTTACCCAGGTGGAGCAGAATATACTAGTGATCTAGATATTGCTATTTCACAGTATTCTTCAGTAGAAGCATTGAACAGCTATAAAACGTATTATTTAGTTACTGATTCTATGTCAATCATTGGTGTTGGTACTGATAATACATTGAGCGAAGCAGAACAACAAGATGTAATTAGTTACACAAATGAGATGCTTCAGCAAAAATTAGGGTTAACTCCTTTGGTAAATCCAACTGCAGATAATAACCCAGATTTATTTATTCAATTATCACAAATTGCAGTGCAGCAATCAGGTGTTATCTGGCAACCTCCATATTGGCCAGGTTACCCGGGTTACCCAGGTTGGGGATGGCCAGGTTATCCAGGATACCCAGGTTATCCAGGATATGGTGGAGGATACTCTTACTATTCTTATAGTAATGGTACAATCCTAATCGATTTTGTAGATGTTGCTAAAACGCAAAGTGAAAATGCAGATACTCCAGAAGATGGAGATTACTTGCTTTATCTTGGTTGGCAAGGTGGTTTGAACAGTGTTTTGTCAAGAGCAAACAGTGTTGATCTAATTAAAGAAGGCATTGATACTTTATTTGATCAGTATAACTTGGCC